In Bubalus bubalis isolate 160015118507 breed Murrah chromosome 3, NDDB_SH_1, whole genome shotgun sequence, a genomic segment contains:
- the NEIL2 gene encoding endonuclease 8-like 2, with protein MPEGPSVRKFHHLVSPFVGQQVVKAGGSSKKLNPTSFQSLWLQDSQVHGKKLFLRFDPDEEAVSLGNSPLSEPLRKGEQKDKASHHQEASDPSSQSPGGDSAVPSGDDGLQCLGGDTPAGGAERWLQVSFGLFGSIRVNEFSRAKKANKRGDWRDPVPRLVLHFSGSGFLAFYNCQMTWRFSSPVVSPASDILSEMFHRGQALEALGREQPICYTLLDQRYFSGLGNIIKNEALFRAGIHPLSPGSLLGLPRLEALVDHVVAFSADWLQGKFQGTRQHTQIYQKEQCPAGHQVVKESLGPPGGFQRLTWWCPQCQPRLSADEPKQVQPS; from the exons ATGCCAGAGGGGCCGTCCGTGAGGAAGTTTCACCATCTGGTTTCTCCCTTTGTGGGGCAGCAGGTGGTCAAGGCAGGAGGCAGCAGCAAGAAGCTAAACCCCACAAGTTTCCAGTCCCTCTGGCTGCAGGACAGCCAG GTCCATGGAAAGAAATTATTCCTTAGATTTGATCCAGATGAAGAAGCTGTGTCCCTGGGCAATTCCCCACTGTCAGAGCCTCTACGAAAAGGAGAGCAGAAGGACAAAGCCAGTCACCACCAAGAAGCCTCTGACCCGTCCTCCCAGTCCCCAGGAGGAGACAGTGCTGTCCCCAGTGGAGATGATGGTCTGCAGTGTTTGGGGGGAGACACCCCTGCAGGAGGTGCTGAGAGGTGGCTGCAGGTCAGCTTTGGTTTGTTTGGCAGCATTCGAGTGAACGAGTTCTCCAGAGCGAAGAAGGCAAACAAGAGGGGTGACTGGAGGGACCCTGTTCCCAG gCTGGTCCTACATTTCAGCGGGAGCGGCTTCCTGGCCTTCTATAACTGTCAGATGACATGGCGCTTCTCTTCCCCTGTGGTCAGTCCCGCCTCTGACATCTTGTCAGAAATGTTTCACCGAGGACAGGCCCTGGAGGCTCTGGGCCGGGAGCAGCCCATCTGCTATACACTGTTGGACCAGCGATACTTCTCAGGCTTAG GGAACATCATTAAGAACGAGGCCCTGTTCAGAGCCGGGATCCACCCGCTTTCTCCAGGCTCCCTCCTGGGTCTTCCACGCCTCGAGGCCCTGGTGGACCATGTGGTGGCCTTCAGTGCAGACTGGCTGCAGGGCAAATTCCAGGGCACACGGCAGCACACGCAGATCTACCAGAAGGAGCAGTGCCCTGCCGGGCACCAGGTGGTGAAAGAGTCCCTGGGGCCGCCGGGGGGCTTCCAGAGGCTCACGTGGTGGTGCCCCCAGTGCCAGCCCAGGTTGTCAGCAGATGAGCCCAAGCAGGTGCAGCCCTCCTAG